A genomic window from Candidatus Liberibacter americanus str. Sao Paulo includes:
- the hslV gene encoding ATP-dependent protease subunit HslV encodes MGECNSNLKMYATTILTVRKNGIAVIAGDGQVSLGNTIMKGNARKIRRLSKGNIIAGFAGTSADAFALIERLEKKLEQYPGQLLRASVELTKDWRMDKYLRNLEAMMLIADRMTTLVITGTGDVLEPEYGIMAIGSGGAYALAAARALIKTEKTAEEIAREAMSIAADICIYTNHEIVLETLEVDV; translated from the coding sequence ATGGGTGAATGCAATTCTAATCTTAAGATGTATGCTACAACAATTTTGACTGTACGTAAAAACGGTATTGCTGTAATTGCTGGTGACGGGCAAGTAAGTCTTGGCAATACTATTATGAAGGGCAATGCTCGTAAAATTCGTAGGTTAAGTAAAGGTAATATTATAGCTGGTTTTGCAGGCACTTCTGCAGATGCTTTTGCTCTGATAGAAAGATTAGAAAAAAAGCTTGAACAGTATCCTGGGCAGCTTTTGCGAGCATCTGTTGAGTTGACTAAAGATTGGCGTATGGATAAATATTTGCGCAATCTTGAAGCTATGATGCTTATAGCTGATAGGATGACAACATTGGTGATTACAGGTACAGGTGATGTTCTTGAGCCGGAGTATGGTATCATGGCAATTGGTTCGGGAGGGGCTTATGCTCTCGCGGCAGCTCGTGCTTTGATTAAAACAGAGAAAACAGCTGAAGAAATTGCTCGTGAAGCTATGTCGATTGCGGCTGATATTTGTATTTATACCAACCATGAGATTGTGTTGGAAACTTTGGAAGTCGATGTTTGA
- the bioB gene encoding biotin synthase BioB, translating into MQKSTSISEKKYINTRRKWTHQEALKIYQMPFNDLLFKAHTIHRENFDPNQIQLSKLLNIKTGGCPEDCGYCNQSIHSKSKLKASKLMDVDQVLKEAKLAKKSGATRYCMGAAWREPKKRDMESISKMIQGVKSLGLETCMTLGMLSAEQAKELSEAGLDYYNHNIDTSERFYSKVITSHTFNDRLKTLNNVIESGIKVCCGGILGLGETINDRIDMLITIANLSIPPESIPINLLIPMPGSKLEYNKKIDTIEHIRIIALARILVPKSRLRLAAGRLIMSDELQAICFFSGANSIFIGDKLLTAKNPNNDKDSSLFNRLGLKPALNA; encoded by the coding sequence ATGCAAAAATCTACATCCATTTCAGAAAAAAAATATATTAATACTAGAAGAAAATGGACCCATCAAGAAGCTCTTAAAATATATCAAATGCCTTTCAATGATCTATTGTTCAAAGCTCATACTATACATAGGGAAAACTTTGATCCTAACCAAATTCAGCTTAGTAAGTTACTAAATATTAAAACAGGAGGATGTCCAGAAGATTGTGGTTATTGCAATCAATCTATACATAGCAAATCAAAATTAAAAGCTTCAAAACTTATGGATGTTGATCAAGTCTTAAAAGAAGCTAAATTAGCTAAAAAAAGTGGAGCTACTCGATATTGCATGGGAGCTGCTTGGCGTGAACCTAAAAAAAGAGACATGGAATCTATTTCTAAGATGATACAAGGGGTAAAGTCACTTGGTCTAGAAACATGTATGACGCTTGGCATGTTGTCTGCTGAACAAGCTAAAGAATTATCGGAAGCAGGCCTTGATTACTATAATCATAATATTGATACATCTGAGAGATTTTATAGTAAAGTAATTACATCTCATACATTTAATGACAGACTTAAAACATTAAATAATGTGATCGAATCAGGAATAAAAGTATGCTGTGGAGGAATATTAGGGCTTGGAGAAACGATTAATGATCGTATTGATATGCTGATAACAATAGCTAATCTCTCAATCCCACCAGAAAGTATCCCAATCAATTTGTTAATTCCAATGCCGGGATCAAAATTAGAATACAATAAAAAAATTGATACAATTGAGCATATACGAATTATCGCATTGGCTCGCATATTAGTACCCAAATCTCGGTTACGTTTAGCTGCAGGACGATTGATTATGTCTGATGAACTCCAGGCTATTTGTTTTTTTTCTGGGGCAAACTCCATTTTTATTGGAGATAAACTGTTGACTGCTAAAAATCCTAATAACGATAAAGATTCCTCACTTTTTAATCGTCTTGGATTAAAGCCAGCTTTAAATGCATGA
- the pckA gene encoding phosphoenolpyruvate carboxykinase (ATP), giving the protein MGVFDLGTASCIHYNMPISKLYEESIRREENTIITCHGALRALTGQHTGRSPLDKFIVRDDATEKNVFWNNNANISPANFSVLKKDMLDYIRGKELFLQDLEACPYTKNSLDVRVVTQYAWHSLFIRNLLKSKKYDSSTSADTSLKVVVLPDFHANPDRHGCRSTTIIAIDFSSRLILIGGTSYAGEIKKSIFTYLNYSFPEYGIMPMHCSANIGDEGDVALFFGLSGTGKTTLSASPKRSLIGDDEHAWSDEGVFNFEDGCYAKAINLSKEMEPDIFSASCRFGTILENVIIDDNGIPDFNDSSMTENTRAAYPLEFISNHSRTAIGHFPRHVIMLTADAFGVLPPIARLTTEQSVYYFLSGYTAKLAGTEKGVLEPEATFSACFGAPFMPRDPLQYGNILKDYIKKYKANCWLINTGWTSGPYGIGNRVPICVTRILLDAIFNDSIKNYPYRLDDNFGFSVPLEVKGVDKKYLNPRQSWSDGCSYDLNMKKLLSMFARNFAKFETNSDSSIVVGFRG; this is encoded by the coding sequence ATGGGTGTATTTGATTTAGGGACAGCTTCTTGTATTCATTATAACATGCCTATAAGTAAGCTTTATGAAGAATCTATCCGTCGCGAGGAGAATACAATTATTACGTGTCATGGCGCGTTGAGGGCTTTAACTGGTCAGCATACAGGTCGCTCTCCCCTTGATAAATTTATTGTGCGTGATGATGCCACTGAAAAAAATGTTTTCTGGAATAATAATGCTAATATTTCCCCAGCTAATTTTTCCGTATTAAAAAAAGATATGTTGGATTATATTAGAGGCAAAGAGTTATTCTTGCAGGATTTAGAGGCATGCCCTTATACTAAAAATTCATTAGATGTGCGTGTTGTGACTCAATACGCATGGCATTCTTTGTTTATTCGAAACTTGTTAAAGAGCAAAAAATATGACTCTTCCACATCTGCTGATACTAGTTTGAAAGTAGTAGTTTTGCCTGATTTTCATGCTAACCCAGATCGTCATGGATGTCGTTCTACTACAATAATAGCAATTGATTTTAGCTCAAGATTGATATTGATAGGCGGTACTTCATATGCAGGAGAGATAAAGAAGTCGATATTCACCTATCTTAATTATTCTTTCCCAGAATATGGAATTATGCCAATGCATTGCTCTGCAAATATAGGAGATGAGGGTGATGTGGCTTTGTTTTTCGGGCTTTCTGGCACTGGCAAAACAACACTTTCAGCCAGCCCTAAAAGATCGCTTATAGGAGATGATGAGCACGCTTGGAGCGATGAAGGCGTATTTAATTTTGAAGATGGATGCTATGCAAAGGCAATAAATCTTTCAAAAGAAATGGAGCCGGATATTTTTTCTGCATCATGTCGTTTTGGAACAATACTTGAAAATGTTATAATTGATGATAATGGAATCCCTGATTTCAATGATAGCTCCATGACAGAAAATACTAGAGCTGCCTATCCTTTAGAATTTATTTCTAATCATTCACGTACGGCTATAGGACATTTTCCTCGGCACGTCATTATGTTAACTGCTGATGCATTTGGGGTCCTTCCTCCAATCGCTCGTTTAACAACTGAACAATCTGTTTATTACTTCCTTTCTGGCTATACTGCAAAACTTGCTGGCACGGAAAAAGGAGTTTTAGAGCCAGAGGCAACATTTTCAGCTTGTTTTGGAGCTCCTTTTATGCCAAGAGATCCTTTGCAATATGGTAATATACTCAAGGATTATATTAAAAAATATAAAGCTAATTGTTGGCTGATTAATACTGGCTGGACATCTGGTCCATATGGCATAGGTAATCGTGTCCCTATATGTGTTACACGTATCTTATTAGATGCTATTTTTAATGATTCTATTAAAAATTATCCTTATCGTCTTGATGATAATTTTGGATTTTCTGTTCCGCTTGAGGTAAAAGGAGTAGATAAAAAATATTTAAACCCTCGACAATCTTGGTCTGATGGCTGTTCTTATGATCTAAATATGAAAAAGTTATTGTCAATGTTTGCGCGTAATTTTGCTAAATTTGAAACTAATTCTGATAGTTCTATTGTTGTTGGATTTAGGGGATAG
- the hslU gene encoding ATP-dependent protease ATPase subunit HslU, giving the protein MMLKFNFSPSEIVSELDRYIVGQSDAKRAVAIALRNRWRRQQLPEDLRDEVMPKNILFVGPTGVGKTAISRRLAKLAGAPFIKVEVTKFTEIGYVGRNVEQIIRDLVDIAVNLVRDKRRNEVREQAVINAEDRILDALVGKSASSSTRDIFRKKFRNGEIDDKDIDIDIADTSPDMSSFDIPGAGVNTGVLNLSELFSKVMGGGRRKKMRMSVRKCYPELLRDESDQLIDMDIVHRESVYMVENYGIVFLDEIDKIVTRESREGMGISREGVQRDLLPLVEGATVSTKCGAVNTEHILFIASGAFHVSRPSDLLPEMQGRFPVRVQLKSLNKDDFRSILTDTESNLIIQYKELMKTEGVILDFTEDSIDALADVAVSLNSAVGDIGARRLQTVMERVLDEISFSASENKDKKIVIDANYVRSHIGEFTSDTDVYRYIL; this is encoded by the coding sequence ATGATGCTCAAATTTAATTTTTCTCCAAGTGAAATTGTTTCTGAACTTGATAGGTATATTGTTGGGCAGTCGGATGCAAAACGTGCTGTTGCTATAGCTCTTAGAAATCGTTGGCGGCGTCAGCAATTGCCTGAAGATTTACGTGATGAAGTGATGCCAAAAAATATATTGTTTGTTGGTCCTACAGGTGTTGGGAAAACAGCTATTTCTCGACGACTTGCAAAATTAGCAGGAGCTCCTTTTATCAAAGTTGAAGTTACTAAGTTTACTGAGATTGGATATGTCGGGCGTAATGTTGAGCAAATAATACGTGATCTTGTCGATATAGCTGTAAATCTTGTACGTGATAAAAGGCGTAATGAAGTTAGAGAACAGGCCGTTATCAATGCGGAAGATAGAATATTAGACGCTCTTGTTGGAAAATCAGCATCTTCTTCTACTCGGGATATTTTCCGTAAAAAGTTTCGTAATGGTGAAATTGATGACAAGGATATAGATATAGATATAGCGGATACTTCTCCCGATATGTCTAGTTTTGATATTCCTGGCGCTGGCGTCAATACAGGAGTTCTAAACCTCTCAGAATTATTTTCCAAAGTAATGGGTGGCGGCCGTAGAAAAAAAATGCGTATGTCAGTGCGTAAATGCTATCCGGAGCTTTTGCGTGATGAATCTGATCAATTAATTGATATGGATATTGTTCATAGAGAGAGCGTGTATATGGTTGAAAATTATGGAATTGTTTTTCTAGATGAGATTGACAAAATAGTAACACGTGAATCTAGGGAAGGTATGGGGATTTCTCGTGAAGGTGTGCAGAGAGATCTTTTGCCATTGGTAGAAGGAGCTACTGTTTCAACAAAATGCGGTGCCGTTAATACTGAACATATTTTGTTTATTGCCTCAGGTGCATTTCATGTTTCTAGGCCTTCTGATCTTCTTCCTGAAATGCAGGGTAGATTTCCAGTACGTGTGCAGCTAAAATCATTGAATAAAGATGATTTCCGTTCAATTCTAACGGATACAGAATCCAATCTTATAATCCAATATAAAGAATTGATGAAAACAGAAGGTGTAATATTGGATTTCACAGAAGATTCTATAGATGCTCTTGCTGATGTCGCAGTAAGTTTAAATAGCGCTGTTGGTGATATAGGTGCTCGTCGTTTACAGACGGTTATGGAAAGGGTCTTGGATGAAATATCTTTTTCTGCTTCAGAGAATAAAGATAAAAAGATTGTAATTGATGCTAATTATGTTCGTTCTCATATAGGAGAATTTACATCAGATACAGATGTATATCGTTATATTTTATAG
- the argB gene encoding acetylglutamate kinase, producing the protein MTENICKSQENILGQALPFIKFYENRTVVIKYSGYIMDRTDLSKSFTRDIALLIKSNIIPIIVHGGGPQIGAMLKKIGIESKFENGLRITDRETVEVVEMVLAGSINKKIVSLINQAGIKAVGLCGKDCNMVFANKYKKNLINSLSKNIEKVDLGFVGEIVKIDPTIIDLLSKERIIPVIAPIASGLDGSTYNINADTFAGAIAGKLDAARLIFLTNVPGVIDRNGQLIKKLSIKEARDLIEDGTISGGMIPKIETSIKAIEKGAKGIAILDGKKYHSIILEMFTENGSGTLLEP; encoded by the coding sequence ATGACAGAAAATATATGCAAATCTCAAGAAAATATTTTAGGACAAGCATTACCTTTTATTAAATTTTATGAAAATAGAACAGTCGTTATAAAATATAGCGGATATATTATGGATAGGACTGATCTAAGCAAAAGTTTTACAAGAGATATAGCCCTCTTAATAAAATCTAACATTATACCTATTATTGTTCATGGTGGAGGACCGCAAATAGGTGCTATGCTTAAAAAAATAGGAATAGAATCCAAATTTGAAAACGGACTACGAATAACAGATCGAGAAACAGTAGAAGTAGTAGAAATGGTTCTTGCTGGATCAATCAATAAAAAAATAGTATCATTGATTAATCAAGCTGGAATTAAAGCTGTTGGTTTATGTGGTAAAGATTGTAATATGGTATTTGCCAATAAATATAAAAAAAATTTAATAAATTCATTATCAAAAAATATAGAAAAAGTAGATCTAGGTTTTGTAGGGGAAATAGTAAAAATAGATCCTACTATTATTGATTTATTGTCAAAGGAAAGAATTATACCAGTCATAGCACCTATTGCTTCTGGATTAGACGGATCTACTTACAATATAAATGCAGATACTTTTGCTGGAGCTATAGCTGGAAAATTAGATGCAGCACGTCTTATATTCCTTACAAATGTTCCCGGAGTTATTGACAGAAACGGACAATTAATAAAAAAGCTATCGATAAAAGAAGCTCGCGATCTTATTGAAGATGGAACTATATCTGGAGGAATGATACCTAAAATTGAAACTTCAATTAAAGCAATTGAAAAAGGAGCTAAAGGGATAGCAATTCTTGACGGGAAAAAGTATCATTCAATTATTTTAGAAATGTTTACAGAGAATGGTTCTGGAACACTTTTAGAACCTTAA
- the bioD gene encoding dethiobiotin synthase — protein sequence MKLRLVITGTDTSIGKTIFSAALANALNAYYWKPIQSGMDEETDSEIVQRIGGLPKHHIIPEAWKLKKPISPHLSAAIDGIEINPSKINVPIINHHIIIEGTGGLLVPIKNKYLFIDLIKRWNFPTILCASTSLGTINHCLLSLESLRNRNIKVLGIAFIGDPQPEVEKTITNIGRVQYLGRLPKITPIEPDILHQNFQKYFAKSLLQEKFYEQFTK from the coding sequence ATGAAATTGCGTTTGGTTATAACTGGAACAGATACATCTATTGGTAAAACAATTTTTTCTGCAGCACTAGCAAACGCATTGAATGCATATTATTGGAAACCAATTCAATCAGGAATGGATGAAGAAACAGATAGCGAAATTGTCCAAAGAATTGGAGGTCTTCCAAAACATCATATTATACCAGAAGCTTGGAAATTAAAAAAACCTATATCTCCTCATTTATCTGCAGCAATAGATGGGATAGAAATCAATCCTAGTAAAATTAATGTACCTATCATAAATCATCACATTATTATTGAAGGAACTGGTGGATTGCTTGTCCCAATCAAAAATAAATATTTATTTATAGATCTAATCAAACGCTGGAATTTCCCAACTATCTTATGTGCAAGCACATCACTTGGAACAATAAATCATTGTCTACTTTCTTTAGAAAGCTTACGTAACCGTAATATAAAAGTTCTTGGCATTGCTTTTATTGGAGATCCACAGCCTGAAGTAGAAAAAACAATTACCAATATTGGACGCGTTCAATATCTTGGAAGATTGCCTAAAATTACACCCATAGAACCTGATATACTTCACCAAAATTTTCAAAAATACTTTGCAAAATCACTATTACAGGAAAAGTTCTATGAGCAATTTACAAAATAA
- a CDS encoding P-loop NTPase: MIKDIKDRIISSLKILHISGDEHNIVDMGRVSDICIVKDKAYLSIRVDIDEASGLDSLRLRAEELVKDVPEIGSAVVTLTDDKVFKVSSKNSFVKGIVSFIAVASGKGGVGKSTTAVNIACSLSSIGNRVAILDADVHGPSIPKLLDIDCKAEILGKNKLKPIEKYGIKIMSIAALVDNKSAMIWRGPMVQSAVINMLKYVTWGNIDVMLSNFGIIRS, encoded by the coding sequence ATGATTAAAGATATAAAGGACCGAATAATATCTTCTTTGAAGATATTGCATATATCAGGTGATGAACATAACATTGTTGATATGGGTCGTGTTTCTGATATCTGTATAGTTAAGGATAAGGCCTATCTTTCGATAAGAGTAGATATAGATGAAGCATCAGGATTAGATTCATTACGTTTACGAGCTGAAGAATTAGTTAAAGATGTTCCTGAGATAGGAAGTGCTGTTGTAACTTTGACAGATGATAAGGTATTTAAAGTTTCTTCTAAGAATAGTTTTGTTAAAGGTATTGTAAGTTTTATAGCTGTTGCCTCTGGTAAAGGAGGTGTTGGCAAATCGACGACAGCAGTTAATATAGCGTGTTCTTTGAGTTCTATTGGAAATAGAGTTGCGATTTTGGATGCGGATGTCCATGGTCCTTCGATCCCAAAACTACTAGACATTGATTGTAAAGCAGAAATATTGGGAAAAAATAAACTTAAACCTATCGAAAAATATGGCATTAAAATTATGTCAATAGCTGCTCTAGTCGATAATAAATCTGCTATGATTTGGAGAGGACCTATGGTCCAGTCCGCTGTGATTAATATGTTAAAATATGTTACATGGGGAAATATCGATGTTATGTTAAGTAATTTTGGTATAATTAGATCATAA
- a CDS encoding beta-ketoacyl-ACP synthase III, giving the protein MKTYSRIIGFGHSTPSQCIHNYIIERHLNLKYGTIEQKTGIKSRYWATKEETLTDIAIKAGEMALKEACINKNDIALTLLATSTPDNLLPPSSPLITHKLGLLNSGAIDLTGACSGFLYALVFADNYIRSNKKPVLIIAANLLSKRINMSDKDTAIIFGDAAGSIVLIPSESKDKRGVIGINLMSDGSKYDLIKVPSSGTYTNQKDLNINDFFINLTEGNNIFYSAVKIMTKSAQEALKIAKIKATDINRFIPHQANNRIIQKTYEKIGLSQNTVVNSLSEFGNSSAATIPLSLSLENKRRSFRCGEIILLSAVGAGMTGGSVVFMI; this is encoded by the coding sequence ATGAAAACTTATAGCCGTATTATTGGATTCGGACATTCTACACCTAGTCAATGTATTCATAATTATATAATTGAAAGACATTTAAATCTAAAATATGGCACAATAGAACAAAAGACAGGCATTAAATCTAGATATTGGGCAACCAAAGAAGAAACTCTAACCGATATTGCAATAAAAGCAGGAGAAATGGCATTAAAAGAGGCTTGTATTAATAAAAATGACATTGCCTTAACCTTGCTTGCAACTTCAACTCCTGATAACTTATTGCCACCATCATCACCTTTAATTACACACAAATTAGGACTTTTAAATTCTGGGGCTATTGATCTTACGGGAGCATGCTCAGGTTTTCTATATGCACTTGTATTTGCAGATAATTATATAAGATCTAATAAAAAACCAGTTCTAATAATTGCAGCTAATCTTCTAAGTAAACGTATTAACATGTCAGATAAAGATACTGCTATAATTTTTGGAGATGCAGCAGGATCTATTGTATTAATACCGTCAGAATCTAAAGATAAAAGAGGAGTTATAGGAATAAATCTTATGTCAGATGGAAGCAAATACGATTTGATAAAGGTTCCTTCATCTGGAACATATACTAATCAAAAAGACTTAAATATTAATGATTTTTTTATCAATCTTACTGAAGGTAATAATATTTTTTATAGTGCTGTAAAAATCATGACAAAATCAGCTCAAGAAGCATTAAAAATAGCTAAAATAAAAGCTACAGATATTAACCGTTTTATTCCACATCAAGCTAATAATCGAATTATTCAAAAAACATATGAAAAAATTGGACTATCTCAAAACACAGTTGTAAACTCGCTAAGTGAATTTGGAAATTCATCTGCAGCCACTATCCCCCTTTCATTATCATTAGAGAATAAGCGTCGATCATTTCGATGCGGTGAGATAATCTTACTATCAGCTGTAGGAGCAGGAATGACCGGAGGATCTGTTGTATTTATGATCTAA
- a CDS encoding adenosylmethionine--8-amino-7-oxononanoate transaminase, producing MSNLQNKSPIWHPFVQHFFYDYFKKIIKTQGSYLIDEDHNKVIDAISSWWVITHGHCHPKIMKAIRSASENFDQIIFAEYTHEPAEQLAKSLINITPSGLKYAFFSDSGSTSVEVAIKMALGFFYNNNISRNKIIVMEHSYHGDTIGAMSVGMRGAFNDPYKPLLFNVNAIPFPYCNSEQKSIDCLEKYCSTGKVAALLIEPLILGAGGMKIYNPYVLKEFIRITKKYKIFLIIDEVMTGWGRTGKPFACNHADITPDILCLSKGITGGSLPLAVTLCSEEIFNSHVSSDRRKSFFHSSSYTANPIACMAALANIKIWEEEPVMERIANLEKMHAEKLLSLQSNPKITNIRQIGTIVAFDLNTKNNGYFAEKNLEIKNFFRDRNILIRPLGNVVYLMPPYCINANDLDYIYKAIKEYTDFLENK from the coding sequence ATGAGCAATTTACAAAATAAATCGCCAATATGGCATCCTTTCGTACAACATTTTTTTTATGATTATTTTAAAAAGATCATTAAAACACAAGGATCTTATCTTATTGATGAAGATCATAATAAGGTCATAGACGCTATTTCTTCCTGGTGGGTAATTACTCATGGACATTGTCATCCAAAAATTATGAAGGCAATACGATCTGCTTCTGAAAATTTTGATCAGATAATTTTCGCCGAATATACACATGAACCAGCAGAACAACTTGCAAAATCACTTATTAATATAACTCCTTCTGGACTCAAATATGCATTTTTTTCTGATAGCGGCTCCACTTCAGTAGAAGTAGCAATAAAAATGGCACTAGGTTTTTTTTACAATAATAATATATCTCGCAATAAAATTATAGTTATGGAACATAGCTATCATGGTGATACAATAGGAGCAATGTCAGTTGGTATGCGAGGAGCATTTAATGATCCTTATAAACCTCTATTGTTTAATGTAAATGCAATTCCATTCCCATATTGCAATTCAGAACAAAAATCTATCGATTGTCTTGAAAAATATTGTAGTACGGGAAAAGTGGCGGCTTTATTAATAGAACCGCTTATACTAGGTGCTGGTGGAATGAAAATCTATAATCCTTATGTCTTAAAGGAATTTATACGTATAACAAAAAAATATAAGATATTTTTAATTATAGACGAAGTGATGACAGGATGGGGCAGAACAGGAAAGCCTTTTGCTTGTAATCATGCAGATATTACTCCTGATATACTTTGCTTATCAAAAGGAATTACAGGCGGATCATTACCGCTAGCAGTAACACTTTGTTCTGAAGAAATTTTTAACTCGCATGTGTCTTCTGATAGGAGGAAATCTTTCTTTCATTCAAGCTCGTATACTGCTAATCCCATTGCTTGCATGGCAGCACTAGCTAATATTAAAATATGGGAGGAAGAACCGGTAATGGAACGGATAGCCAACTTAGAAAAAATGCATGCTGAAAAACTGCTTTCACTACAATCAAATCCAAAAATTACTAATATTAGGCAAATTGGAACAATTGTAGCATTTGATTTAAATACCAAAAACAATGGTTATTTTGCAGAAAAAAATTTGGAAATAAAAAATTTTTTTCGAGATCGAAATATACTTATAAGACCTTTAGGAAATGTAGTATATTTGATGCCACCTTACTGTATAAATGCAAATGATCTAGATTATATATATAAAGCAATTAAAGAATACACCGATTTTTTGGAAAATAAATAA
- a CDS encoding 8-amino-7-oxononanoate synthase — MHENVKMYFYEKKLQRLKLKGRYRKLLNSTNGIDFTSHDYLALSSSPILREKISTHLNSNISIGSGGSRLLRGNHEHHIELEEEAADFFGFEKMMYFGSGYTANIAVLSTLPQAKDLIVYDKLVHASIRDGIKLGVAEAISVAHNDINAFADAINKWRKSGGTGLPWIVIESIYSMDGDIAPLNDLVKIASDCHGFLFVDEAHATGVCGQNGKGLTYNIKERDSLIVMHSCSKALGASGALVGLKKIMYDYLINYAKPFIYTTSPSPLLTIATQEALRIIKRDQTLNESLTRLIDSTDKIANKKLGFSSKSHIQPIIIGDDISTLKISKKLQSIGFDIRAVRPPTVPVNKSRLRISITLNVDVLKIVKLFDIIPQIISEENS; from the coding sequence ATGCATGAAAATGTAAAAATGTATTTTTATGAAAAAAAATTACAAAGATTAAAATTAAAAGGACGTTACCGCAAATTATTAAATAGTACGAATGGAATTGACTTTACTTCTCATGATTATCTTGCGCTTTCATCATCTCCAATTTTAAGAGAAAAGATATCGACTCATCTTAATTCTAATATCTCTATAGGATCAGGAGGATCAAGATTACTACGCGGCAATCATGAACATCATATAGAATTAGAAGAAGAAGCAGCTGATTTTTTCGGCTTTGAAAAAATGATGTATTTTGGGAGCGGATATACTGCTAATATTGCAGTTCTTTCAACTTTACCGCAAGCTAAAGATCTTATCGTATATGATAAATTGGTTCATGCAAGTATTAGAGATGGGATAAAATTAGGTGTAGCAGAAGCAATTTCTGTCGCTCATAATGATATAAATGCTTTCGCTGATGCCATTAATAAATGGCGTAAAAGTGGAGGAACGGGCTTACCATGGATTGTAATAGAAAGTATTTATTCAATGGATGGAGACATAGCACCCTTAAATGATCTTGTTAAAATTGCTAGTGACTGCCATGGTTTTTTGTTTGTAGATGAAGCTCATGCTACTGGTGTTTGCGGTCAAAATGGTAAAGGTCTTACATATAACATAAAAGAAAGAGATTCTTTAATAGTAATGCATTCTTGTAGCAAAGCTCTTGGTGCCTCAGGAGCTTTAGTAGGATTAAAAAAGATAATGTACGATTATCTAATTAATTATGCAAAACCATTTATTTATACAACATCTCCATCACCTTTATTAACAATAGCTACACAAGAAGCTTTAAGAATTATCAAAAGAGATCAAACTTTGAATGAATCTTTGACAAGACTTATTGATTCTACAGATAAAATTGCAAATAAAAAACTAGGTTTTTCAAGTAAATCCCATATACAACCCATAATTATAGGTGATGATATATCTACTCTAAAAATTTCTAAAAAACTACAATCTATAGGATTCGATATAAGAGCAGTACGTCCTCCGACTGTTCCTGTTAATAAATCAAGATTAAGGATTAGTATTACACTGAATGTAGACGTATTAAAAATTGTAAAACTTTTTGACATTATTCCTCAAATTATTTCCGAAGAAAATTCATGA